A stretch of DNA from Vespula pensylvanica isolate Volc-1 chromosome 6, ASM1446617v1, whole genome shotgun sequence:
taatctaatctttCTTCATATGCGCATACGCGAGATTATCGTAGATAATTCTTATAACCAATTAAGAATATGTatcatattagaaaattacaaGCAATAAGAACAATTCGTTGAAAACGAACATTAACGTTGTCGTTTTCGGTTCCCGTGATCTTTTGcaacattttttatacttctcttctcttttacgtaGACTTCTGACGATTTAATTGAAGGGGTACGATCTACTATTgacatcttcttcatcttagaagaaaatatacactTTTCTATGATTAGAATAAATGTACTCAAAATGATACCAGTTtggatgaagaaaataagCGACATAACATTGTTTATGCGAACCGGTTTATGCTTCATCACATCATtcaatttcttcttaaatGTCGTATCCTTTAAACGATTTATCATTCCATTGTCGATAAATTTCTGCAAGCTAGAATGAGTCTGTACTTTAATGtacgataaatgaaattttacattattaattgtatactTACTGAAAATTGATAACGTCTGTGAATGGATTGTTTTTAGATAAAATCATGGCTAAATTGTCTACGCGTCCTGTATCGATAGCAACTAAGTTACATGTTATTTTAAGATTTGTTATTTTCTGTACTTCTTCAGACGTGTAAATTGCTAGTTTCCTATTATCACAAACCTGtgatttaataatagatattcaaaataaaattatgtgtgtgtgtgtgtgtacacatatgctattttattttgttttcttatattatttcaccGTACTTTTTTGAATCCATCCACTATATTTgatgtcaatttttttttttctatcatcaacttcatcaatttcttttcaaacggATGTTGCGAATActataaataagtattttaGCTCatcttcatatatttatatatatatatatatatatatatatatatatatatgtacagatacatgtacattatatgtatatatataatacatgatACTCACTGCAAACATATCATAATCCGCAGAACCACGAAAAACAGATAATTGATAAGTACCGTCTTCAACAAAACCctttaacgaacgaaaaggTAATACAGTCGTACCAGATGTTAAAAAGCTTATCAAAGCCGCAGAATAGGCAGCCGATAATACGACAGCCAAAAGAATCATAGAGAAATATGCTATTCTTAACGAAGATCTATCAGGAAAATCTAAATCGAACGAAtactttgtataaatatataaaatataataaaaagatacaataaaataaaagttagaatataataaaaaatataataaaagatagagttgaaacaaaatttaagaaaCATTGTATCGTACCTGCCAGTCCCTGTTGACAAAATATACCCCAAATTTCCAGAAAATTGTCAGACAACAAATGTCCTATATTACGATccgttttattctttattttcaaaagaactAGTAAAATCGATCCAACAATTAATATCACCAATATAGCAATCCAAATAGAATGGGAGAATGCCTtaaaaaaacaacaattttttaattcataaaagTTAAGccgcagaaaagaaaaaattataatgtcaGTTATCGtactagaaaaaaagatgaccATTTAATCGCAAATATTTGTGGTTCGCGAATGTAAAGACATTTTTTTGTAAGCAAAAGAGGAAGCGTGAAGTCTACAGCATTCAATCTGGCACTGGTAATAGAAAAATCTGAAATAGAAATGTCAGCACGTTCAGCATATAATTCTCCCACTGCTCCGGaccaagttttttcttttgcattccAACTTCCATATTCTTCTACTTCCGAGACAATGTTTAAACTAAAATTAAGAGTCAAACAAAGTTCTGTCAATATTCTACCAAATATCCCATCTAATTCGTCATCCTCGTTTACGTTTATGAACGATGAATCCtaatatgaaatgaaataataaatgctaattaaattaactagaaaatagaaagtgtgtatatatatatatatatatatatatatatatatatatatagacttaGAGAATATTTTACCTTGACTGTAACAGCTCTCATTATCAAACCTTGCAAATTACGTCTTCTCTCGTAAAGAGAATTTGGggcaattttaattattcctttctctaaGCTCCACGTTGCTAAATCGTTGATTTCGGTTTGATTCGTATCAATCGAATACcattctcgtaaaatattttccataccGCAGCTGACTAACATTTTCGAGTTGAatcttaaatgaaatatattacttgGTGGACTGTGACAATAATTGGAGCCATGTCCCTTGTAAATGAATAACACTAGCCAAACACCATAAGACATGTCAAATGTACTGGTTGCTAAAGAGAACTCATTAATCGCATTGTAATTTGAAATCAGAGCGATATAATGCGGTCGTACGATTCGATCTACATAGTACAATGATTTATGCAATTGCGAAAAGTACAAGTTCATGGATGTAAATCCTTCACGAGAAAGGGCACGCgtccatttaaaaattatcgttttcatttccatttctaaagaaaaagagaaaaataatgattgcaataaaaaagtgaaaattaaaaatattattacagcACCTTTCGCTGATTCGGAGTATAAGAAAATTGTTGATTTCGTTCCGTATAATTTGCATATGTCGATGATAAAAGGAACGTGTTCGTCACCGATAGGAAAATATTCGTAAGATCTTATgattttcgaaggaaaaagaagaaaaagaaaaacgagtaTCGCTAATCGTAGAAAAAGTCTCATTTTTGTCTTTCCTATTACTTAAATTGAACGAATCGGACTGTTTCTCAAATAGAACGAATCGATGGACTGTGttctaagaaaatttatggagAAAATTCTTACGCGACAACGAAAGAAGACAGCGAATGACTAAATTTCTAaactttctaataaaatagttATTGCCATTTGGAATATTGCGATCGTCGTAGAGATTGGTATGAACGCGTGacgtatgttttatatatgtgtgtgtgtatgtttttaTACGTATTCTTGCAAAGACAATAATTTTATGCGTATCGGTATTGGTCTGTCgtcaatcgattaataaatgttGTTTCATtctccccttctttcttttttttcttttccttcttttatttgtcgAATGTATGTACATCCATCTGTgtttatgtatctacataGCACACattgttcgtttttattacgtaCGAATGTTAAATGTAATGTTTTAAAAACGATGTACttccattaaaataatttaatagtcgttctaatcgatataaacgagagaagcacttgataaaattattttgcgaTCAACGAAAGTTATATACTAGTTCTTTTCCATATGCGCGAATACAAGGTTATCgtagaaaattgttataattgattgaggaaacatttgaaaaagtataaagatttgattataatattaaacgaataatatatctcgtgcgtatttaatttaaaatttagatCATTAGATACGATGAACTTGCAATAATTCGTTTCATATCAATTCTTAAAAGTTTAATATCACAAAATCTAAATGtgtttttaaatacaattttttaattttttaaaaatcatttcaatacttgaaatattttctattaacacTCTCATGCCCAGTcacgtattaattaatttttttctttacattttaaacgattatttattaaaataatatataaatccatAAAACGTgggaatatttaatatatttatttatatattaccgtatatttattattatttttattatttcctccAATATCATAACATattcatcgaataataaatatttgtaaaatgtaattgatatatatacatatttatttatttatttatttatttatttatttatttatttatttatttatttatttatttatttatttatttatttatttatttatttatatttatttatttatatttatatgatatacatatatcgtattatattacgaaaaagaaattcatatttcttgaaatagaa
This window harbors:
- the LOC122629889 gene encoding uncharacterized protein LOC122629889 isoform X1, producing MKLMIEKKKLTSNIVDGFKKVCDNRKLAIYTSEEVQKITNLKITCNLVAIDTGRVDNLAMILSKNNPFTDVINFHLQKFIDNGMINRLKDTTFKKKLNDVMKHKPVRINNVMSLIFFIQTGIILSTFILIIEKCIFSSKMKKMSIVDRTPSIKSSEVYVKEKRSIKNVAKDHGNRKRQR
- the LOC122629889 gene encoding uncharacterized protein LOC122629889 isoform X2, with translation MKLMIEKKKLTSNIVDGFKKVCDNRKLAIYTSEEVQKITNLKITCNLVAIDTGRVDNLAMILSKNNPFTDVINFHLQKFIDNGMINRLKDTTFKKKLNDVMKHKPKSVYFLLR
- the LOC122630151 gene encoding glutamate receptor ionotropic, delta-1-like, whose amino-acid sequence is MSYGVWLVLFIYKGHGSNYCHSPPSNIFHLRFNSKMLVSCGMENILREWYSIDTNQTEINDLATWSLEKGIIKIAPNSLYERRRNLQGLIMRAVTVKDSSFINVNEDDELDGIFGRILTELCLTLNFSLNIVSEVEEYGSWNAKEKTWSGAVGELYAERADISISDFSITSARLNAVDFTLPLLLTKKCLYIREPQIFAIKWSSFFLAFSHSIWIAILVILIVGSILLVLLKIKNKTDRNIGHLLSDNFLEIWGIFCQQGLADFPDRSSLRIAYFSMILLAVVLSAAYSAALISFLTSGTTVLPFRSLKGFVEDGTYQLSVFRGSADYDMFAVIFATSV